The Cryptomeria japonica unplaced genomic scaffold, Sugi_1.0 HiC_scaffold_517, whole genome shotgun sequence genome has a window encoding:
- the LOC131872105 gene encoding pathogenesis-related thaumatin-like protein 3.8 codes for MAKVSDLALLLVAGMAISLYIQEARAVKFDIKNQCGYTVWAAGLPGGGQQLTQGQTWTVNLAAGTQSARFWGRTGCSFDASGKGTCQTGDCGGQLSCTVSGAVPATLAEYTQSDQDYYDVSLVDGFNIPLSINPTNAQCTAPACKADVNAVCPAELKVAGGCKSACVAFQTDQYCCTGSYTNSCPATNYSMIFKQQCPQAYSYAKDDTATFACPSGTDYTIVFCP; via the exons ATGGCAAAAGTATCAGATCTTGCGCTTCTTCTTGTGGCTGGAATGGCCATATCTCTTTACATTCAAG AGGCGAGAGCAGTTAAGTTTGATATAAAGAACCAGTGCGGGTACACAGTGTGGGCGGCGGGATTACCCGGAGGAGGGCAGCAGCTGACCCAGGGTCAGACATGGACGGTTAATTTGGCGGCGGGGACACAGTCGGCAAGATTCTGGGGTCGAACCGGCTGCTCTTTCGATGCGAGCGGCAAAGGAACCTGTCAAACCGGTGACTGCGGCGGCCAACTGAGCTGCACAGTCTCGGGAGCTGTTCCCGCCACGCTGGCCGAGTACACTCAGAGCGACCAGGACTATTACGACGTGTCGCTAGTGGACGGCTTcaatattcctctttccatcaacccTACCAATGCACAGTGCACTGCCCCTGCATGCAAAGCCGACGTGAACGCTGTGTGCCCTGCTGAATTGAAGGTTGCCGGCGGATGCAAGAGTGCCTGCGTTGCCTTTCAAACAGACCAGTATTGCTGCACTGGCAGCTATACCAACAGCTGTCCTGCGACAAACTACTCAATGATATTCAAGCAGCAGTGCCCTCAGGCCTACAGTTATGCCAAGGACGATACGGCCACATTCGCTTGCCCCTCCGGTACAGACTACACTATTGTATTCTGTCCCTAG